CCGATGAATTGGGCATCGTTCTGGCCCCACGGCCGGAAAACGGTGTGGCGTTGGGTTGGGGGTTGACGGCCGTTTTCGCCATCCTGCCCACCTTCCTTGCCAACCGTCTGGCCTACGCCGGACTAACCCTTTACCTGTCCGGCCTTATTGCCCTGGTGGTCATGGTTTGGTATGAGGAGATGGGGAGAGGGGGAGACATGGAGAGGGGGAGACATGGAGAGGGGGAGACTCTCTCTGTCTCCGGGTCTCCTGGTCTCCCGGTCTCCGGGTCTCCGGGTCTCCCTGTCTCCTGGTCTCCCGGTCTCCCAGTCTCCCCAGTCTCCCCGTCTCCTTTTGTGCTGCTGCTGGTCCTCACCGGGGCGCTGCTGACACTGGGGCCGGAGTTTGTCTACCTGCGCGACAATTTTGGGCAGCGATTGAACACCATTTTTAAGTTTTATTATCAGGCGTGGGTGTTGTTTGGCGTGGCCGCGCTGTTTGGCCTGGATTCTCTGCTGCATGGTTGGCGGCAAGGAATCCAGCGGGTGGCGCCGCTCGCGGCCGCTGCCGGTTATGCCGTCATGCTGGCCTTTGCCCTGCTTTTCCCCTATTATGGCGTGCGTTCACGGGCGCTGGAGTATCGCGGCCCGGCAAATTTCCCCGACCGACCGGCAGCGACGTTGAACGGCCTGGCTTACGTGGAACGCTTCAACCCGGACGAATACGCGGCCATCCAATGGCTGCGGCAAAACGTGGCCGGGACGCCGGTGATTGTGGAAGCGGTCGGTGGGCAGTATTCGGGTTACGGCCGTATCTCGGCCAACACCGGCCTGCCCACGCTCCTGGGTTGGGGCGGCCACGAATACCAGTGGCGCGGCCCAGACACGCCGGAACCGGCGCTGCGCCAACCGGCCGTGGAAACCATCTACACTCTGGCCGATTGGGCCACCACAGCCGCGCTGCTAGACCAATACAAGGTGGAGTACATTTACGTCGGCAGCCTGGAACGAGACGCTTATGGCGGGCAAGTGCAAGAAAAGTTTAACGGCCGTCTGGAAGTGGCTTACCAGAATGGCAGCGTAACGATTTTTCGTTGGCAGTAGCGAATTGATGATTGGCGTTAACTTATGACAAGCGAGACGAGCGATTTCAAAGTGGAAGCAGCGTTTGCCAACCAGCCAAATGTGGCGGCGCGGTTAACGGTGGGCGACGCGCTGTTTGGGCTGGTCGGTCTGCTGGCGGCCGTGCTGCGGCTGGTGGGATTGAACAGCCTGCCGCTGTCGCCAGCCGAAGCCGAACAGGCGTTAACGGTGTGGCGCTTCTGGCAGCCAGGGCAAACGGCCGTCATCCCCCTCAGCCCGGCCTATTTTTCGCTGACGGCCGTTCTGAGTCAGGTTTTGGGCTTCAGCGATGCCACCATGCGGCTGGTCCCGGCCCTGTTTGGCGTGGCCCTGGCGCTGCTGCCCTGGCTGCTGCGGGCGCGGTTGGGCGTGGTAGGGGCATTGGTGACGGCCGTTTTCCTGGCCGTCTCACCCATCACCACCGTTGTGGCGCGCACAGCCGGCGGCGAAAGCATCGCCCTGTTTGCCGCGCTGCTGCTGCTGGTCGCCTGGGTGCGCTGGCAAGATTCGGGTGACGGCCGTTGGGCCATTACCCTGGCGGCGGCAGTGGGCCTGGGTCTGACCAGCGCGCCGCTGTTTTACACCGGGATGGCCGCCCTGGGCGTGGCCTGGTTCTGGCAAATGACCATTGGCCCCCGCTGGCAGCAGCCCACAGAACAAGAAGGGAGAGAAACGGCCGTGTGGTCCCGCGCGGCGCTGGTCGGATTATTCATCTTCCTGGCCCTGACCACCACCTTTTTATTCAACATTTCCGGCATCGGCGCGGCGGCGGCGCTGTTGGCCGACTGGCTGCAACAGTTCGGCCGTTCTGAAGCGGTCGCCGTCACCACCCCCTTCCTGGCGGTGGCCCGATACGAGATAGGTCTGCTGGTTGTTGGCCTGGCGGCCGTCCTGTGGGTTAGCTGGAGTGGACACCCCATCGGCCGACTGGCGCTGTATTGGCTGGTGGGCGTCCTGGGGTTGATGCTGCTGCAACAGGGTGTCATCCACAATGCCGCTCTGCTTGCCCCGGCCGGTTATTTGCTGATTGGCAGTTTTAGCGGCAGCGTCATTGGCGGCCACATTCACCGGCGCGGTTGGGCATTAACCGGCGGGCTGCTGCTGATTTGGGCGCTGATGTTTGTCAACATCAGCCGTTTTTTGCGCGTCAGCGTCTTTCAACCCACCAACCTGACCCATGTCTGGATCGCCATTTTTGGCCTGACGTTGGCCCTGACCACCATCTATTTCCTGATCACCTGGGACCATCATTCCACCTACCAGGGCATTTTATTGAGCGTATTGGCGCTGCTGCTTTTTTACGCCTGGGGCACAAGCTGGTGGCTGACGCAAAAAGCGGCCAACGACCCCCGCGAAACCTGGGTGACGACGGGAACGGCCAACGATGTTCCCGTCTTGCTCCGGCAAATCACTACGTTGTCCTGGCAAATTGCCCGCAGCCCAACCGACATAGATATTTTCAGCACAGTACAATCGCCAGTTCTAGCCTGGTATCTGCGCGATTTCCCCGGTTTTCAGATGGGCGCGCTGCCCGCGGCGGCCACCACCAGCCTGATTCTGACACCGGATGCCGCTGAACCGGCTTTTGGCGGCGATTACATGGGCACGGCTTACAATCTGGCGCAAACGGGCGTCATCGCCGGCGGCTTTAGCCAATCGCCGATTTTAGACACGCTGCGCTGGTGGTTGTTTCAAGAGAGCACGGCCGTCCCAGAGCCGCAGCGCCTCATCTTATGGCTGCGAGCGGATTTAGCCCAATGAGCGTCAGCGACCCCCACGCCCTGCCCTGGCCGACCGACGAGGCTGCGCCCACCTATGCCGATCCGCACATTCAGGCATTAATTCAGCGCTGCCTGGCCGCCGAGGAGCTGGCCTACGTCGCCCTGTACAACGAATACGCTGAGATGATTTACCGGCTGAACTTCAGCCTATTGCAGCACCGGGAAGACGCCGAAGAGGTGCTGCAAGACAGCTTTGAATACGCTTTTCGTCAACTGCGCCAGTACGATCCCCACAAGGCGTCGTTTAAGACCTGGCTGTATCGCATCGCCATCAGCCGCTGCCGCAACAAACGGCGGCGCAAATGGCTGCCCACTTTTTCGCTGAGCCAACTGCTGCCGCGGGAGGATGTGGCCGACGAGCAGACGCCCACGCCGCCGGAAGCGGCGCAGTTAAACGCGCGGCAGCAAATGGTCTGGCAAGCGCTGCAAGAGTTGTCGCCAAAGCTGCGGGAAACGGCCGTGCTGCGCTATTACGAGAATCTCACTTATCCAGAAATCGCCGCCATCCTGGATATTCCCACCAAAACGGCCGAGTCGCGGATGCGGCTGGC
This genomic stretch from Candidatus Leptovillus gracilis harbors:
- a CDS encoding glycosyltransferase family 39 protein, yielding MTSETSDFKVEAAFANQPNVAARLTVGDALFGLVGLLAAVLRLVGLNSLPLSPAEAEQALTVWRFWQPGQTAVIPLSPAYFSLTAVLSQVLGFSDATMRLVPALFGVALALLPWLLRARLGVVGALVTAVFLAVSPITTVVARTAGGESIALFAALLLLVAWVRWQDSGDGRWAITLAAAVGLGLTSAPLFYTGMAALGVAWFWQMTIGPRWQQPTEQEGRETAVWSRAALVGLFIFLALTTTFLFNISGIGAAAALLADWLQQFGRSEAVAVTTPFLAVARYEIGLLVVGLAAVLWVSWSGHPIGRLALYWLVGVLGLMLLQQGVIHNAALLAPAGYLLIGSFSGSVIGGHIHRRGWALTGGLLLIWALMFVNISRFLRVSVFQPTNLTHVWIAIFGLTLALTTIYFLITWDHHSTYQGILLSVLALLLFYAWGTSWWLTQKAANDPRETWVTTGTANDVPVLLRQITTLSWQIARSPTDIDIFSTVQSPVLAWYLRDFPGFQMGALPAAATTSLILTPDAAEPAFGGDYMGTAYNLAQTGVIAGGFSQSPILDTLRWWLFQESTAVPEPQRLILWLRADLAQ
- a CDS encoding RNA polymerase sigma factor, producing the protein MSVSDPHALPWPTDEAAPTYADPHIQALIQRCLAAEELAYVALYNEYAEMIYRLNFSLLQHREDAEEVLQDSFEYAFRQLRQYDPHKASFKTWLYRIAISRCRNKRRRKWLPTFSLSQLLPREDVADEQTPTPPEAAQLNARQQMVWQALQELSPKLRETAVLRYYENLTYPEIAAILDIPTKTAESRMRLAHAALRELLAEEP